The Tepidibacter aestuarii genome contains a region encoding:
- a CDS encoding NAD/NADP-dependent octopine/nopaline dehydrogenase family protein, translating to MKKLYKFAILGCGNGGKALAAQIASKGHSVNIFEALEPTKDFLKLQREKEIYVKGDITCNGNLNCVTADIEEAVSDRDIVLVVAPAFAHEPLFKLLIPHLKDEQKVIIIPGNYGTFLLKKMMSEYGISKNISISEVASLPYACRATEYNTVTVYKQKLKLKLATCPVEKNEEILNIMNEIADIYIYGENVLEVSLDNFNAILHPLPVLLNVAGIEKNPKNFRHYMDGISPLVSKKMEEMDKERMSIGEKYNLKLLSTLDQEKMYYGFNETQSIYEYVNSEESPYKDIYGQSVFGRYITEDLPYLVVPTKQLGEKVGVKTPVIDVCIALASKLHDKNYIETGYNLEKLGIKDMSMNKIIEYAIKM from the coding sequence ATGAAGAAATTATATAAATTTGCAATATTAGGCTGTGGTAATGGAGGTAAGGCTTTAGCAGCGCAAATAGCTTCAAAAGGTCACTCTGTCAATATTTTTGAAGCATTAGAACCAACTAAGGATTTTCTAAAACTTCAAAGGGAAAAAGAGATATATGTAAAAGGGGATATAACTTGCAACGGTAATTTAAATTGTGTAACAGCTGATATTGAAGAAGCTGTTTCTGATAGAGATATAGTACTTGTTGTAGCTCCAGCTTTTGCACATGAACCTCTTTTTAAATTACTTATACCACATCTAAAGGATGAACAAAAAGTTATCATTATTCCAGGTAATTATGGGACTTTCTTATTGAAGAAAATGATGTCAGAGTATGGAATAAGTAAGAACATCTCAATTTCAGAGGTGGCTTCATTACCTTATGCATGTAGAGCTACAGAGTATAATACTGTAACGGTTTATAAGCAAAAGCTTAAGCTTAAATTAGCAACTTGCCCTGTAGAGAAAAATGAAGAAATATTGAACATAATGAATGAAATAGCAGATATATATATTTATGGTGAAAATGTATTAGAAGTTAGCTTGGATAATTTTAATGCAATACTTCATCCCCTACCTGTTTTATTAAATGTTGCAGGAATTGAAAAAAATCCAAAAAACTTTAGACATTATATGGATGGAATAAGTCCTTTAGTATCTAAAAAAATGGAAGAAATGGATAAAGAAAGAATGAGTATTGGAGAAAAATATAATCTTAAGCTTTTGAGTACCTTAGACCAGGAAAAAATGTATTATGGCTTCAATGAAACTCAGAGCATTTATGAATATGTTAATAGTGAAGAAAGTCCTTATAAAGATATATACGGTCAAAGTGTTTTTGGTAGATATATTACAGAAGACCTTCCATATTTAGTAGTTCCAACAAAACAACTTGGAGAAAAAGTAGGTGTTAAGACACCTGTAATTGATGTATGCATAGCTTTAGCTTCAAAATTACATGATAAGAATTACATTGAAACTGGATATAACTTAGAAAAATTAGGAATTAAAGATATGTCTATGAATAAAATCATCGAGTACGCAATAAAAATGTAA
- a CDS encoding N-acetylmuramoyl-L-alanine amidase — MKRLGSIFTLFLVMFCLLANLGYANEDVLEGSFILDGKNVKIPITKVKLDGKYLEGDVPPVILNDRTLVPVRLVSENLGAKVSWDAKNYEVHIQKDDKEIVLKIDSYKAYVNEKEYILPDKVPAKLISDRTMVPVRFVSEQLGVNVDWDSANRVVLLESQGDFTKLENIEYSLDEVKIKVSDKSTYNEIVLVDPDRLVIDIQDTKMATPKDKYIVNGQVIKDIRVSQFSEEPMVSRVVIDLNYMDEYDITQDDEMITIKFKVKDNYAKFKFEKNDKEEFIVHRDLKNRYKSFYLEGPNRLVLDLDYTKIYDDMPSIDKEIDEEYIKSYRAYYYEDEDRTRLVLTLKEGIDRSNIKITEDENNIHILFDFLEIDIDNEFLKYDFNSYNSIFEVAKNIEDDENSEDEQEDTIEYDEWENKIKINIDNKYIDSEDEEIEVDDYFVENIEVDKKSDYTRINIYLKDEVMYKVLNADDKNIQIKLYNEEENQRNGKYLIAIDAGHGGKDPGAISPIDKTKEKDLTLAISKILNEKLIQNGYDTIMTRTDDTYPALKERTEMANNKDADLFISIHINAVDKTDIHGLQTLYYPNDGEYANGRDNETLAKTIHEELKNQTGAADRKTVKRPNLVVIKYTEMPAVLIECGFLTNPNELNLLNSEEYQEKLVEGIYKGLQKYFEGQQ; from the coding sequence GTGAAAAGACTTGGTAGTATATTTACTTTATTTTTAGTTATGTTTTGTTTGTTGGCTAATTTAGGTTATGCGAATGAAGATGTTTTGGAAGGAAGCTTTATTTTAGATGGGAAGAATGTGAAAATACCTATTACCAAAGTCAAGCTTGATGGGAAGTATCTTGAAGGCGACGTTCCTCCAGTTATATTAAATGATAGAACTTTAGTTCCGGTAAGGCTTGTATCTGAAAATTTAGGTGCGAAGGTAAGCTGGGATGCTAAAAATTATGAAGTACATATACAAAAAGATGATAAGGAAATAGTTTTAAAAATAGACAGTTATAAAGCTTATGTAAATGAAAAGGAATATATTCTTCCTGATAAGGTTCCTGCAAAACTTATAAGCGATAGAACTATGGTTCCTGTAAGATTTGTGTCAGAGCAGTTAGGTGTTAATGTTGATTGGGATTCTGCCAATAGAGTTGTTCTGCTTGAAAGTCAAGGTGATTTTACAAAGCTTGAGAATATAGAGTACAGCTTAGATGAAGTTAAAATAAAGGTTAGTGATAAATCTACATATAATGAAATAGTTTTAGTTGATCCAGATAGATTAGTTATAGACATACAAGATACTAAAATGGCTACACCTAAGGACAAGTACATAGTTAATGGACAAGTTATAAAGGATATAAGGGTATCTCAGTTTTCTGAAGAACCAATGGTATCAAGGGTTGTAATTGATTTAAATTATATGGATGAATACGATATAACTCAAGATGATGAAATGATAACTATTAAGTTTAAAGTAAAAGATAATTATGCTAAATTTAAATTTGAAAAAAATGATAAAGAAGAATTTATAGTACATAGAGATTTAAAAAATAGATATAAGAGTTTTTACCTAGAAGGTCCTAACAGACTTGTACTTGATTTGGATTACACTAAGATATATGATGATATGCCTAGTATAGATAAAGAAATCGATGAAGAGTATATAAAATCTTATAGAGCTTATTATTATGAAGACGAAGATAGAACTAGATTGGTACTTACTCTAAAGGAAGGTATAGACAGAAGTAATATAAAGATTACAGAAGATGAAAATAATATACATATACTGTTTGACTTTTTAGAAATTGATATAGATAATGAATTTTTAAAATACGATTTTAATAGCTATAATTCTATATTTGAAGTTGCAAAAAATATAGAGGATGATGAAAATAGTGAAGATGAACAAGAAGATACTATTGAATATGATGAGTGGGAAAACAAAATAAAGATAAATATAGACAACAAATATATAGATTCAGAAGATGAAGAAATAGAAGTTGATGATTATTTTGTCGAAAACATAGAAGTAGACAAAAAAAGTGATTATACTAGGATCAATATATATTTAAAAGATGAGGTTATGTATAAAGTTCTAAATGCAGATGATAAAAATATACAAATAAAACTTTATAATGAAGAAGAAAATCAAAGAAATGGAAAGTATTTAATAGCAATAGATGCTGGTCATGGAGGAAAAGATCCTGGAGCTATATCTCCTATAGATAAGACAAAAGAGAAGGATTTAACTCTTGCAATATCTAAAATATTAAATGAAAAACTTATTCAAAATGGATATGACACTATTATGACTAGAACTGATGATACATATCCTGCATTAAAAGAAAGAACAGAGATGGCAAACAATAAGGATGCAGATTTATTCATAAGCATACATATAAATGCGGTTGATAAAACTGATATTCACGGTCTACAAACTCTTTATTATCCTAATGATGGAGAATATGCAAATGGAAGAGATAATGAGACTTTAGCTAAGACAATACATGAGGAACTTAAAAATCAAACTGGTGCGGCTGATAGAAAAACAGTGAAAAGACCTAATTTGGTTGTAATTAAGTACACAGAGATGCCAGCAGTTTTAATAGAATGTGGATTCTTGACTAACCCTAATGAGTTAAATCTTTTAAATTCTGAAGAGTATCAAGAAAAATTAGTAGAAGGAATATATAAAGGATTACAAAAATATTTTGAGGGACAGCAATAA
- a CDS encoding AIR synthase family protein translates to MKVGKLSTDQLKELIFSTLNKKREEILVTPNVGEDCACVDFGDYVCVMSTDPITGTSEEIGKLAVHITCNDIASSGVSPLGIMLTIMAPVGTTEKEIKNIMLDASSEADKLNVDIIGGHTEITDAVNRIVISSTGIGKQSKSELINKDKPKIGDLIILTKGAGIEGTGIICFEKEDELKRIFGEAIVQEGKSLLDKVSVVKEGIIAGKVGVSCMHDVTEGGVLGAVWEMCDLYDLGCSIYNDKIHINESTKLVCDHYNINPLRLISSGSMIIGIDKNKFDLLKDRFDKKNIAFSVIGEFIETGKVLIDNGSEVIDPPESDELYKVI, encoded by the coding sequence ATGAAGGTTGGTAAATTGAGTACGGATCAGCTAAAAGAGTTGATTTTTTCTACTTTAAATAAAAAGAGAGAAGAAATACTTGTAACTCCAAATGTTGGAGAGGATTGTGCGTGTGTAGATTTTGGAGATTATGTATGTGTTATGAGCACTGACCCTATAACGGGAACAAGTGAGGAAATAGGGAAGTTAGCTGTTCATATAACTTGTAATGATATAGCATCTAGTGGAGTTAGCCCTTTAGGTATAATGCTTACTATTATGGCACCAGTTGGAACTACAGAGAAAGAGATAAAGAATATAATGCTTGATGCGTCTAGCGAGGCAGATAAGCTGAATGTAGATATAATAGGTGGACATACTGAGATAACTGACGCTGTCAACAGAATAGTTATATCGTCAACTGGAATTGGAAAGCAGAGCAAAAGTGAACTTATAAATAAAGATAAGCCGAAAATTGGGGATTTGATAATTTTAACAAAAGGAGCTGGTATTGAAGGAACTGGAATCATATGTTTTGAAAAAGAGGATGAATTAAAGCGTATATTTGGAGAGGCTATTGTGCAAGAAGGAAAATCTTTACTTGATAAGGTAAGTGTTGTTAAAGAAGGTATTATAGCTGGCAAAGTAGGTGTTAGCTGTATGCATGATGTGACAGAGGGTGGAGTTTTAGGTGCTGTTTGGGAAATGTGTGACTTATATGATTTAGGATGCAGTATATATAATGATAAAATACATATTAATGAGAGTACTAAGCTTGTATGTGATCACTACAATATAAATCCACTTAGACTTATATCTAGTGGATCTATGATAATAGGTATAGATAAAAATAAGTTTGATTTATTAAAAGATAGATTTGATAAAAAAAATATAGCATTTAGTGTAATAGGTGAATTCATAGAGACAGGTAAGGTTTTAATAGACAATGGCAGTGAAGTTATAGACCCTCCTGAAAGTGATGAACTTTACAAGGTTATATAA
- a CDS encoding peptide ABC transporter substrate-binding protein, producing the protein MKKVLSFMMILVLALGTLAGCGGGTEQAGEAKKTVKYNLGSDPKTLDPALNAEVQGSTILVNCYEGLMRLDENNKPIPGMAESYDVSDDNLTYTFHLRDANWSDGQKVTAQDFEYAWKRALDPKTAAEYAYQLYYIQNGNEFNANKASIDDVAVKALDEKTLEVTLIAPTPYFLELTAFPTYFPVRKDIVEKNPEAWPITPENVPFNGPFKMTKWERNNVVEIVKNDNYYDADRVKLDGVEFTMITEATTAFQAFESGEIDGADEVPEPQIPQLRENNDPSFKIHPYIGIYYYALNVTKEPTNDPKVREALSLAIDRNLITTVVVKAGQKPAKTFVPEGMKGPDGKDFTENAKDYGITPEAQVEKAQKLLAEAGYPNGEGFPETTVYYNTNENHKAIAEAVQEMWKKNLNINVNLQNQEWKVFQETRTQGNFQIARDGWIGDYLEPMTFLDMFISTSGNNHPQWKNPEFDKLITDIKKTQDLDQRYKMLHQAEDMVMDENIVIPIYYYTNPELLKENIKGVTVSPFGQVYFDSANIE; encoded by the coding sequence TTGAAAAAAGTTTTATCATTTATGATGATACTTGTACTGGCATTAGGAACTTTAGCTGGATGTGGCGGAGGAACTGAACAGGCCGGTGAAGCAAAGAAAACAGTAAAGTATAATTTAGGATCAGATCCTAAGACACTAGACCCTGCTTTAAACGCAGAGGTTCAAGGGTCTACTATATTAGTAAACTGTTATGAAGGACTTATGAGACTTGATGAAAATAATAAGCCTATACCAGGTATGGCAGAGTCATATGATGTATCTGACGATAATTTAACTTATACATTCCATTTAAGAGATGCTAATTGGTCTGATGGACAAAAAGTTACAGCTCAAGATTTCGAGTATGCTTGGAAAAGAGCTTTAGATCCAAAGACAGCAGCTGAATATGCATATCAATTATACTATATCCAAAATGGGAATGAGTTTAATGCAAATAAAGCTAGCATCGATGATGTAGCTGTTAAGGCTTTAGATGAAAAGACTTTAGAAGTTACACTTATAGCCCCAACTCCATACTTCTTAGAATTAACAGCTTTCCCAACTTACTTCCCAGTTAGAAAGGATATAGTTGAGAAAAATCCAGAAGCATGGCCTATAACTCCAGAAAATGTACCTTTCAATGGACCATTTAAGATGACTAAATGGGAAAGAAATAATGTTGTAGAAATAGTTAAAAATGATAATTACTATGATGCAGATAGAGTAAAGCTTGATGGTGTTGAATTTACTATGATAACTGAAGCTACAACAGCTTTCCAAGCATTCGAATCAGGAGAAATAGATGGAGCAGATGAAGTTCCAGAACCTCAAATACCACAGCTTAGAGAAAATAATGATCCGAGCTTTAAAATACATCCGTACATTGGGATATATTACTATGCTCTTAACGTAACTAAAGAGCCTACTAATGATCCTAAGGTTAGAGAAGCTCTATCACTAGCTATAGATAGAAATCTTATAACTACAGTTGTTGTAAAAGCTGGACAAAAGCCAGCTAAAACATTTGTACCAGAGGGAATGAAAGGACCTGATGGAAAAGATTTTACAGAAAATGCTAAAGATTATGGTATAACACCAGAGGCTCAAGTTGAAAAAGCTCAAAAATTATTAGCTGAAGCTGGATATCCAAATGGAGAAGGATTCCCAGAAACTACTGTATACTATAATACTAATGAAAATCACAAGGCAATAGCTGAAGCTGTTCAAGAAATGTGGAAAAAGAACTTAAATATAAACGTTAATCTTCAAAATCAAGAGTGGAAGGTATTCCAAGAAACTAGAACTCAAGGAAACTTCCAAATAGCTAGAGATGGATGGATAGGAGATTACTTAGAGCCTATGACATTCTTAGATATGTTCATATCTACAAGTGGAAACAACCATCCACAATGGAAAAACCCTGAGTTTGATAAGCTTATAACTGATATTAAGAAGACTCAAGATTTAGATCAAAGATATAAGATGCTTCACCAAGCAGAAGATATGGTTATGGACGAAAATATAGTAATTCCAATTTACTACTATACAAATCCAGAGTTATTAAAAGAGAATATCAAAGGTGTTACAGTATCTCCATTTGGTCAAGTATACTTTGATAGTGCGAATATAGAATAA
- a CDS encoding ABC transporter ATP-binding protein → MNKNEILLDVQNLKKYFPIKKGFITRETQYVKAVDDVSFHIRKGETLGLVGESGCGKSTTGRTIIRLYDPTSGKIMFGGKDIANLSQKELKPYRKKIQMIFQDPYASLNTRMTVGDIIGEPFDIHNMCSGKEKLERVHHLLDKVGLNPDHAARYPHEFSGGQRQRIGIARALAVEPEFIIADEPISALDVSIQAQVVNMLEDLQNELGLTYLFIAHDLSMVKYISNRIGVMYLGKLVEIAESDELYNNPAHPYTKALLSAIPHPDPNAAKESNRIVLEGDVPSPLNPPSGCRFRTRCKYAMPKCAEVEPILKEVSSGHSTACHLYE, encoded by the coding sequence ATGAATAAAAATGAAATTCTATTAGATGTACAGAATCTAAAAAAATACTTTCCTATAAAAAAGGGATTTATAACTAGAGAAACTCAATACGTAAAAGCAGTTGATGATGTAAGTTTTCACATAAGAAAAGGAGAAACTTTAGGTCTTGTTGGAGAATCTGGTTGTGGTAAGTCTACAACAGGAAGAACTATAATAAGACTTTATGATCCAACGTCTGGAAAAATAATGTTCGGGGGAAAGGATATAGCAAACCTTTCTCAAAAAGAATTAAAGCCATATAGAAAAAAAATACAGATGATATTCCAAGATCCATACGCTTCTCTCAATACACGTATGACTGTTGGAGATATTATAGGAGAGCCTTTTGACATACACAATATGTGTAGTGGAAAAGAAAAGCTTGAAAGAGTACACCACCTATTAGACAAGGTTGGTCTTAATCCAGACCACGCTGCGAGATATCCTCATGAATTCTCAGGAGGTCAAAGACAGCGTATAGGAATAGCTAGAGCTTTAGCTGTAGAACCAGAATTTATAATAGCAGATGAACCTATATCTGCGCTAGATGTGTCTATACAAGCGCAGGTTGTAAATATGCTAGAAGATTTACAAAACGAACTTGGACTTACATATCTGTTTATAGCTCATGATTTATCAATGGTTAAATATATATCTAATAGAATAGGTGTTATGTATTTAGGGAAATTAGTTGAGATAGCAGAAAGTGATGAGTTATACAATAATCCAGCTCATCCTTATACTAAGGCGCTACTTTCTGCAATACCACATCCAGACCCTAATGCAGCAAAAGAAAGTAATAGAATAGTTCTTGAAGGGGATGTTCCGAGTCCGCTTAATCCTCCATCAGGATGCAGATTTAGAACTAGATGTAAGTATGCTATGCCAAAGTGTGCTGAGGTTGAACCGATACTTAAAGAAGTATCTAGTGGACATAGTACGGCGTGTCACTTATACGAATAA
- a CDS encoding ABC transporter ATP-binding protein, whose protein sequence is MKDHLLELKELRTSFFTHVGEVKAIRGVSFHLDKGEALGIVGESGSGKSVTSMSIMRLLQHPGKIVGGDIIFNGENLIEKSDKEMQSIRGNDIAMIFQDPMTSLNPVYTVGDQIIEAIVKHQKISKSDARKKAIDMLNIVGIPSPEKRIDQYPHEFSGGMRQRAMIAMALSCEPQLLIADEPTTALDVTIQAQILELMKDLKDKLDTSIILITHDLGVVADVCSRIIVMYGGIILEEGKSEDIFYNPKHPYTLGLLKSIPKLADKEDKERLIPIPGSPPDLLKPPKGCPFAARCEYAMKICIDKMPEYTYVKEDHRSMCWLLHKDAPKVDAINKNLKEGK, encoded by the coding sequence ATGAAAGACCATTTACTTGAACTAAAAGAACTGAGAACTTCCTTTTTTACTCATGTAGGAGAAGTAAAGGCTATAAGAGGGGTAAGTTTTCATTTAGATAAAGGAGAAGCATTAGGAATAGTTGGAGAATCTGGTAGTGGAAAGTCAGTAACATCTATGTCTATTATGAGGTTGCTTCAACATCCAGGAAAAATAGTTGGTGGAGATATAATTTTCAATGGTGAAAATCTAATAGAGAAAAGTGATAAGGAAATGCAGAGTATAAGAGGAAACGACATAGCGATGATATTCCAAGATCCTATGACTTCCCTAAATCCTGTTTATACTGTTGGGGATCAAATAATTGAAGCTATAGTTAAGCATCAAAAAATATCTAAGTCTGATGCTAGAAAAAAAGCTATAGATATGCTAAATATTGTCGGTATACCTAGCCCTGAAAAAAGAATAGATCAATATCCACATGAGTTTTCAGGGGGGATGAGACAAAGAGCTATGATTGCTATGGCTCTTTCATGCGAACCTCAACTTCTTATAGCAGATGAACCAACAACTGCACTGGATGTTACTATTCAAGCACAGATACTTGAACTTATGAAGGATTTAAAAGATAAGCTAGATACATCTATAATACTTATAACACACGATCTTGGTGTAGTTGCAGACGTATGTTCAAGAATAATAGTTATGTACGGAGGAATAATATTAGAAGAGGGTAAATCTGAAGATATATTCTACAACCCTAAGCACCCATATACACTTGGACTTTTAAAATCTATACCAAAACTTGCGGACAAAGAAGATAAAGAAAGATTGATTCCAATACCTGGATCACCTCCGGATTTATTAAAGCCTCCTAAAGGATGTCCATTTGCAGCAAGATGTGAATACGCAATGAAGATATGTATAGACAAAATGCCTGAATATACTTATGTGAAAGAAGATCACAGATCTATGTGTTGGTTACTTCACAAAGATGCTCCTAAGGTAGATGCTATAAATAAAAACCTAAAGGAGGGTAAATAG
- a CDS encoding ABC transporter permease, translated as MEKLNIDKNLWKPLSQEDRDSEKILRPSMTYWQDVWRRLKNNKVAMGSLVFLIFLLLVATFGPMFAKYSYSDQNLLNANQAPSAEHWFGTDSHGRDLYVRVLYGARISLTVGIVASIINLVIGVLYGGIAGYFGGRVDNIMMRIVDILYTIPLTLYVILLMVVMGTGLKAILVALGSVYWINMARIVRGQILSLKEQEYVLAAKTLGAGDFRILIMHLIPNAMGPIIITMTMSIPSAIFTEAFLSFIGLGVSAPMASWGVLANDALATLSLYPYQLFFPSLAISVTMLGFNFLGDGLRDALDPRMRK; from the coding sequence ATGGAAAAGCTTAATATAGATAAAAATTTATGGAAACCGCTGAGCCAAGAGGATAGAGATTCTGAAAAAATATTAAGACCCTCTATGACGTATTGGCAGGATGTATGGAGACGTTTGAAGAATAATAAAGTAGCTATGGGATCTTTAGTATTCTTGATATTCTTACTATTAGTAGCTACATTTGGACCTATGTTTGCTAAATATTCTTATTCAGATCAAAACTTATTAAATGCAAACCAAGCACCGAGTGCTGAACATTGGTTTGGTACAGATTCTCATGGTAGAGACTTATATGTTAGAGTATTATATGGGGCTAGAATTTCTTTAACAGTAGGAATTGTAGCATCTATAATAAATCTTGTAATAGGAGTACTTTACGGAGGAATTGCAGGATATTTTGGAGGTAGAGTAGATAATATAATGATGAGAATAGTAGATATATTATACACTATTCCACTTACATTATACGTTATACTTCTTATGGTAGTTATGGGAACGGGCCTTAAGGCCATACTAGTCGCTTTAGGATCTGTTTATTGGATTAATATGGCTAGAATAGTTAGAGGTCAAATACTTTCTTTAAAAGAACAAGAATATGTACTAGCTGCAAAAACACTTGGAGCTGGCGACTTTAGAATACTTATTATGCACTTAATACCTAACGCTATGGGACCTATAATAATAACTATGACAATGTCAATACCAAGTGCCATATTTACTGAGGCATTCTTATCGTTTATCGGTCTTGGTGTTTCAGCTCCTATGGCATCTTGGGGAGTACTTGCTAATGATGCATTAGCAACTTTAAGTTTATATCCATATCAGTTATTCTTCCCATCGCTTGCTATATCAGTTACTATGTTAGGATTCAATTTCTTAGGGGATGGATTAAGAGATGCACTAGATCCACGTATGCGTAAATAA
- a CDS encoding ABC transporter permease, translating into MGRYIVKRLISMLITLFFIITITFVLMHTIPGGPFTGEKKLPPEIEAALNEKYHLNEPVFVQYTTYLKNILKGDLGPSYQIKGETVNHIIAQTFPASAQLGVIAIAIILLIGVPLGVIAALKQGTWVDSGVMFIAILGVTIPSFVIATLMIYVFAVKLHVLPAARWGTFRHMIMPSIALASYSFAFIARLTRSSMLEVVSQDYIRTARAKGLSEGVVIFKHALKNALIPIVTYIGPLAAGLLTGSFVIEKIFAVPGLGRSFVESITNRDYTLIMGVTIFYAVFLVGMILVVDLLYGLIDPRIKYDD; encoded by the coding sequence GTGGGTCGTTATATTGTTAAAAGGTTAATATCAATGCTGATAACCTTATTTTTTATCATAACTATTACTTTCGTACTTATGCATACTATTCCGGGAGGCCCTTTTACAGGTGAGAAAAAGTTACCTCCAGAAATAGAAGCAGCACTTAATGAAAAATATCATTTAAATGAACCTGTATTTGTTCAGTACACAACTTATCTTAAAAACATCTTAAAGGGAGATTTAGGTCCGTCTTATCAAATTAAAGGTGAGACTGTAAATCACATAATAGCACAAACATTCCCAGCATCGGCTCAATTGGGAGTTATAGCTATAGCTATAATATTATTAATAGGAGTTCCGCTTGGAGTTATAGCGGCATTAAAGCAAGGAACATGGGTAGATAGTGGAGTAATGTTTATTGCCATACTGGGAGTCACCATACCGAGCTTCGTTATAGCCACATTGATGATATACGTATTTGCAGTTAAATTGCATGTATTACCTGCAGCTAGATGGGGAACGTTTAGACATATGATAATGCCAAGTATTGCGCTTGCATCTTATTCTTTTGCGTTTATAGCTAGACTTACAAGATCTAGTATGCTTGAGGTTGTATCGCAAGATTATATAAGAACTGCTAGAGCTAAGGGATTGAGCGAAGGAGTAGTAATATTTAAACACGCTCTTAAAAATGCTTTGATACCTATAGTTACTTACATAGGTCCTCTTGCAGCAGGACTTTTAACAGGATCTTTCGTTATAGAAAAGATATTTGCTGTACCAGGGCTTGGTAGATCGTTTGTTGAGAGTATAACTAATAGAGACTACACTCTTATAATGGGAGTTACAATCTTTTATGCTGTATTCTTAGTTGGAATGATACTTGTAGTAGACTTACTTTATGGATTAATAGATCCTAGAATAAAATACGATGACTAA